From Alienimonas californiensis, a single genomic window includes:
- a CDS encoding DUF1559 domain-containing protein, with protein sequence MRIVRSGFTLIEVLVVIAIIAILVSLLLPAVQQARAAARRAQCQNNLKQIGLGLHNYESVARVLPPSFVVDAESSRTGGQWSVHVRLLPFLDQANVENLVDFTQEYGGDSASLEIRTFRVPTYLCPEEINDRVRTDSSGNPIHYPTNYGFNGGDWFVWSNASRQQGRGAFAPNSAFGFEAFRDGVTGTLAFAEVKAFTPYVRDGEESPDSPPSDPAAVSALAGSFKEDSGHTEWVDGRVHQTGFTAALGPNAEVPVAGGKAGGGADDGDFTACREGKDCAGPTHAAVTSRSYHEGGVHVLLMDGATRFVSDSVKLDVWRAVSTRAAGEVVDEY encoded by the coding sequence GTGCGGATTGTCCGTTCCGGGTTCACGCTGATCGAAGTCCTGGTGGTGATCGCGATCATTGCGATCCTGGTGAGCCTGCTGCTGCCCGCGGTGCAGCAGGCGCGGGCGGCGGCTCGCCGGGCGCAATGCCAGAACAACCTCAAGCAGATCGGCTTGGGCCTGCACAACTACGAATCGGTCGCCCGCGTGCTGCCGCCCTCCTTCGTCGTCGATGCGGAGAGCAGCCGGACCGGCGGTCAGTGGAGCGTCCACGTTCGCCTGCTGCCCTTCCTCGATCAGGCGAACGTCGAGAATTTGGTGGACTTCACGCAGGAGTACGGCGGGGACAGCGCCAGCTTGGAGATTCGCACGTTCCGGGTGCCGACCTATCTGTGCCCGGAAGAGATCAACGACCGCGTACGCACCGATTCAAGCGGCAACCCGATCCACTATCCGACGAATTACGGGTTCAACGGCGGCGACTGGTTCGTGTGGAGCAACGCATCCCGGCAGCAGGGTCGCGGGGCCTTCGCTCCGAACAGCGCCTTCGGGTTCGAGGCGTTCCGAGACGGCGTGACCGGCACGCTGGCGTTCGCGGAGGTCAAGGCCTTCACCCCCTATGTGCGGGACGGAGAAGAAAGCCCGGATTCCCCGCCCAGCGATCCCGCGGCCGTCTCCGCGTTGGCCGGCAGCTTCAAAGAGGACAGCGGGCACACGGAGTGGGTCGACGGGCGGGTGCATCAAACCGGCTTCACCGCCGCGTTGGGACCGAACGCGGAGGTGCCGGTGGCCGGCGGCAAAGCGGGCGGCGGGGCCGACGACGGCGATTTCACCGCCTGCCGCGAAGGCAAAGACTGCGCGGGCCCGACCCACGCCGCCGTCACCAGCCGCAGCTATCACGAGGGCGGGGTGCACGTGTTGCTGATGGACGGGGCGACCCGGTTCGTGAGCGATTCCGTCAAGCTGGACGTCTGGCGGGCGGTCTCCACGCGGGCCGCCGGCGAGGTCGTGGACGAGTACTGA
- a CDS encoding dicarboxylate/amino acid:cation symporter, with amino-acid sequence MSAAPPSPPAAAELRTELEPHGGGKENLLTGLIFAGIVLALLLAWAAPEVAASFAVGGQVFLSVLKMLVVPLVVTSVVCGVLSMGDVRKLGRPGAATLIYYFCTTAIAVVTGIILVNLFNPGAGIDGAAARDVARAEVSAKLGEQAVSEPAGVGAIFENLLTMLFTDNLLESAAETDLLPLIVFSLAFAAVLTTMGAAVGTVTKFVTEANDVLMKFVLLVMWTAPLGVFCLVAGQFGEAAADGDFAGEMAKVGWYSATVLTGLAVHAFVTLPLILWLLTRRNPYQFLFQMSRPLLTAFATASSSATLPVTMETAVEKAGIKRKSVDFVLPLGATVNMDGTALYEAVAALFIAQTLVGSADAIDMGLTTQIIVAATATLAAIGAAGIPQAGLFTLIIVLNAVGLPVELAGLILSVDWLLDRFRTAVNVFGDATGAAVVEKFLPPEPVPTAAGTVFA; translated from the coding sequence ATGTCCGCCGCCCCGCCGTCCCCGCCCGCCGCCGCCGAACTGCGTACGGAGCTCGAACCACACGGGGGCGGGAAGGAGAACCTGCTGACCGGGCTGATCTTCGCCGGCATCGTGCTGGCCCTGCTGTTGGCGTGGGCGGCGCCGGAGGTCGCGGCGTCGTTCGCGGTCGGCGGGCAGGTGTTTTTATCTGTCTTAAAGATGCTGGTGGTCCCGCTGGTCGTGACCAGCGTGGTCTGCGGGGTGCTGTCGATGGGCGACGTGCGGAAACTCGGCCGGCCGGGGGCGGCGACGTTGATTTATTACTTCTGCACGACCGCGATCGCGGTGGTCACGGGCATTATTTTGGTGAACCTGTTCAACCCGGGCGCCGGGATCGACGGCGCCGCGGCCCGGGACGTCGCCCGGGCGGAGGTCTCCGCGAAGTTGGGCGAACAGGCGGTCTCCGAGCCGGCGGGCGTCGGGGCGATCTTCGAAAACCTGCTGACGATGTTGTTCACCGACAACCTGCTTGAAAGCGCCGCCGAGACGGATCTTCTGCCGCTGATCGTGTTCAGCCTCGCCTTCGCCGCGGTGCTGACGACGATGGGGGCGGCCGTCGGCACGGTGACGAAGTTCGTCACGGAGGCGAACGACGTGCTGATGAAGTTCGTGCTGCTGGTGATGTGGACGGCCCCGCTGGGGGTGTTCTGCCTGGTCGCCGGGCAGTTCGGCGAGGCGGCCGCCGACGGGGACTTCGCCGGGGAGATGGCGAAGGTCGGCTGGTATTCCGCCACCGTGCTGACGGGGCTGGCGGTGCACGCCTTCGTGACGCTGCCGCTGATTTTATGGCTGCTCACGCGGCGGAACCCGTATCAATTCCTGTTCCAGATGAGCCGCCCGCTGCTGACGGCGTTCGCCACGGCGAGCAGCAGCGCCACGCTGCCGGTCACGATGGAAACCGCTGTTGAAAAGGCCGGCATCAAGCGGAAAAGCGTGGACTTCGTACTGCCGCTGGGGGCGACGGTCAATATGGACGGCACCGCGCTTTATGAGGCGGTCGCGGCGCTGTTTATCGCCCAGACGCTCGTCGGCTCCGCGGACGCGATCGACATGGGGCTGACGACGCAGATTATCGTCGCCGCGACCGCCACCCTGGCGGCGATCGGGGCCGCGGGCATCCCGCAGGCGGGGCTGTTCACGCTAATTATCGTGTTGAACGCCGTCGGCCTGCCGGTGGAGCTGGCGGGCCTCATTCTCTCCGTCGACTGGCTGCTGGACCGCTTCCGCACCGCGGTCAACGTCTTCGGCGACGCGACGGGCGCCGCGGTCGTTGAAAAGTTCCTGCCGCCCGAGCCTGTGCCGACGGCGGCGGGGACCGTGTTCGCCTGA
- a CDS encoding lipoate--protein ligase family protein, producing the protein MFPRPAPLSFLDLTRPDPREDLALDEALLRSVDQTGGPGLLRVWERPEPCVVLGRANRLALNADRTACEAADVPILRRASGGGTVLLGPGALCWSLILPVGPPAGLPGDIPAVTAAIMHRLADALRPLVPGVGVDGTSDLTVRGVDGARVKVGGNAQRWLKRAMLHHGTLLTGFDLAAIPRFLTPPERQPDYRAGRAHRAFVTNLPLPRAALVSALRTAFGATAPPPELPTELMGELFRDRYSDPAWHLRR; encoded by the coding sequence GTGTTCCCCCGCCCCGCCCCGCTGTCGTTCCTCGACCTCACCCGGCCCGACCCGCGGGAGGACCTCGCGCTGGACGAGGCGCTGCTGCGAAGCGTGGATCAGACCGGCGGCCCCGGCCTGCTGCGGGTCTGGGAGCGGCCGGAGCCCTGCGTCGTGCTGGGCCGCGCGAACCGGCTGGCGTTGAACGCGGACCGGACCGCCTGCGAGGCCGCCGACGTGCCGATCCTGCGGCGGGCCAGCGGCGGCGGGACCGTGCTGCTGGGCCCGGGGGCGCTCTGCTGGTCGCTGATCCTGCCCGTCGGCCCCCCGGCCGGCTTGCCTGGCGATATCCCCGCCGTCACGGCGGCGATCATGCACCGCCTCGCCGACGCCCTCCGCCCCCTGGTCCCCGGCGTCGGCGTGGACGGCACCAGCGACCTCACGGTGAGGGGAGTCGACGGCGCCCGGGTGAAAGTCGGCGGGAACGCCCAGCGGTGGCTGAAGCGGGCGATGCTCCACCACGGCACCCTGCTGACCGGCTTCGACCTCGCCGCAATCCCCCGCTTCCTCACCCCGCCGGAGCGCCAGCCGGACTACCGGGCCGGCCGCGCGCACCGGGCGTTCGTCACGAACCTCCCGCTGCCGCGGGCGGCGCTGGTCTCGGCGCTCCGCACCGCCTTCGGCGCGACCGCCCCGCCGCCGGAGTTGCCGACGGAACTGATGGGTGAATTATTCCGCGACCGTTACAGCGACCCGGCGTGGCACCTGCGGCGGTGA